A stretch of DNA from Enoplosus armatus isolate fEnoArm2 chromosome 15, fEnoArm2.hap1, whole genome shotgun sequence:
AGATTTTGGTGTACCACTGTCTGTTGTCCTTACTTCCACATTAGAATGTCAGAATTTATGATGAGAGCTCTGTAACCATTGTGGCAGTGACAGAAGTGTGAATGTCTTagtcattgttgtgtttgtgatttcACTTCTAGTTACTATGGAGGACTTTCAGCATCCTGACAGTGAGGAAGAGACTGAGGAAGAAGCTGTGATGAGAGTGTTAAAACAGGTCTGGGGCTTAATGCAAAATGAAGTCTATACTGTAATGTagattattatacattttacatgataAAAGTGACTACTACTGAGTGCATGTCACACCTTTTAAAGATGATTGTGAACTTATCTTGACCATTGCGGGAGGCCACAAGGGGCTGctattttgccattttaatcatttgtgaTGTGAATTGGGGCACATGTTCTGAAATCCCTATGTTTCTGATGTTTGTTCCAGCTCTCTGAAGAGGCTGCATTGGATGAAGCCAGTGGCTACAACATACCTTTAGAACATAGTGGACCAAAGAACacggaaaagaaaaaaactaagaAACCGGTACTAAACATCAGCCAaaatacacattcatacattttttcaAGCTATTAAAACGAATATCATTTAATCCCTTGTCGATCTGATGTCCCCAGCTGGCACCAGCACCCAAGAGTAGGATTTCACCAGCTGCTTTTGCACATCAGCCATCAgacagtgatgaggaggagctTCCATGGTGCTGCATCTGTAACCAAGACGCCACCCTTCGCTGTCACACCTGTGATGGAGACCTATACTGCAACCGCTGCTTCAGGTAGTGTAGCATACATTCATTATAACAAGCGCAGCAATAATTCTGGTTTTCTGGTCTTTGCAAGGAAATCCTTGCTCTCTGAAGAAAGATGGCTGTGATTTGGAATGCATACCATGACCTAGATAAACTGTAGACAGGCTGCTGCCATACTGTTAAGCAGCATGAATATAAAGTATTTAGTGGGATGAATTATCAATCCACTCTCCATTATCTCCCCAGGGAAGGCCATGATAAATATGACAGGATGGAGCATCGTACCACTAACTACACTGcgccaaagaagaagaggaagacatgaTAGTGAGACTGTGCTGTAGGTGTTCAGTCACTGCTAAACTTGTGCTTTAGACTTAAGTGACCTGTTATTGTTAATAAAAGTGTCTCAGAAGATTTAAACACTACCTATTATCTAAAGCAAGCCAGAACCCCTCATTTTAACCTCAACCTATGTTATCCAATCCGTCCAAAGTGGCTATAAACATGCATCTGTGTAGACCACAGGAAGAGCAGCATCTGCTTTCTGTAATTACTAACAGATTAACTGAACTAATCAAAAAACCATGGGTAACAATTGGCAAAGCAAAGACTAGAATAAACttaataatgtaaatgtgatACAATTTGTATTATATGAAAAACATAGCTcctatttttttctgtaatgtaTAGAAATATAGGTAAGTGAATCTTGCACAGGCCGCTAAACAATGTTGGTATTTTAGCAAACTGCACAGCTTCTGTgcacagaaatgtttaaaactgtCCAACCGAATAAGAAGCTTTTTAATGTCACTTGCCCTACTTCCCAAAGGCAACAAAGGCTCATCTTAGACACACTTTGCACTTGTCACCATTTGATTataacacatacagaaagcagACACATCATGAGCTCATCTGGGATGATGTACAATCCCAGACTGCTGTCAGCTCCGGACTGAAAAAGTACAGAGGAGTCAGTATAAAAGGATTACTGAgggctttgttttcttttggcaGGCACTGCAGTCACTCTTGTAATCTATGTTTGGCTGTGAGTCTGACATGAGTATTGCCTTTCTTGTCCTTGTGTGTAATTTCATTGTAAAGGATGCAAAAGTGTTAGGCGCCGTGTCACATCTTTGAGGGAACACTGCATTCCTTTTTAGTTGTATTTTTAACACTGAAGccttttttatgtattttttttttatcgctGATATCATCACTCGACAAAAATGTCCCAGGCTGGCGGGCCTTGTCAGAAGTATACAGTATGGATGGCCTTTGTGTCAGAGAAGAGTGGAAGTGGTGGGCGAAGCAAGCAAATTACAATAATGGAGCCGAAAGACCCTCGGTGTATGACAGAGAGAAGGCCCGAGTGCAGTTTCATCAGTGTGCATTACTGTCAAGCTAACTGAGGAGAAACCATAATTACAGTTTCCTCTGGGGGCTTGCTCCATTAAGGTTTGCATGGAGGCCGTTACTGTGTTTGCCTTTTCTGGCCATGTCAGACACGCACcgcagacaggaaatggatgAAGATAATGGATGCATACTTAATGGACCTTCCTGCTGCTGATTTCACTGTGTTTACTCCTAGACCCGACATGTCAACGTCTCCTTTGTTTCCATCACTCTGTTGAAACATTTACGCCAGAAAACAGAAGCTTGTGCTCTGGGAATTATATGCTAACAGTAAAGTCTCATCGTGGTATCTGGACAGTATAGATGATAATTGTACTTTAAAGGCAAATAAGTGTTTTAGAGCAGCAGTAAAGGGCAATTGCGGTAACAGGGTGGTTTAATTGGTGCTGTAAATTGATGGGTGTAATGGACATGTTagtatttatttgtatgtgtggaaTGAATAATACCTGATGATACCGTACTGTTGATCGGTCACTTTGTTGAAAATCAGATGTAACCCTTTTTGATgattcatcaacaggcttgTCTTGAAAATGTTCCATTTTATTTCGACATACAACAGTGTTGTCAGAGCAAAAATATTTATGTACATAAATAGGCAACCGAAAATGTACAGtcttacacaaaacaaaacagtccgTCTGAGTAATAGAACAACTTTTATCACATGTGCATTGTTGGTATGTTTGAGAGACAAAATGTTATAGCAGTCCAtaaattaaagtgaaataataataaataaaaaaaatccattcaAAACCCGACTGTTCTGGTGTTAGACTGATGCTGACCCAGGGAGAGGGCAGAGGGCGGAAAGAGAGTCCCACAGACGTGAACCGCACATACAGGCATCCAAACAGTTAACGCATGGGAGATGGGAAGGTAGGAGGCTCCACATTGTCTCAATATCTCTTTATTTGACCTATACTTATTTCTTCAAGGGACCTGACATCTTGCGTAGACCCTTTATCCTGTAGAGTAGCCCATTGATAAAATCCTATGGGGAAGATGgagaaaattgttttgttttttttctgcatgtaaCCTTTACAGACTAGCCATGACAAAACTAACAGCAAACAAGTAATATTTCTTCTCTGTtcaatattgaaatatttatatGCTTCTGTGTTGCTTCATttaagtatatatatttttgtctcACCTCTTTTGGCTTTCCGCATTCCTGCAACAACTCCtaacaaaggaaacaaacacaaataggCTCACTGACAACATTAGACATTGCTTTTTCACTGCAAACATTGCAACATTGGATTCCAGCAAGGGTCAAGTGCTTGTTAAGCTATTACCCCACATAGCAAATAGGTATGAACCCAGGTGTCAATGAGGAACAACGTgttgaaatgttcaaattctCCTGTGACTCAGGTTGACCTTTGTTTGAAGAACTGCAGTTTTAACAGGTCCATGAAGCAATAAATGACAATGTATAAATAACTGGAGATACAATTTGAATAAAGGCTAAAAATATATGTAGATTTAAGTTAACTTGTACAATCTTACCTGCAGCCGGGTTCTCTGCCCCTCGTCTGTCAGCTCCAGGAGCTCATCTATGTCGATCTCTAACTCTGGCATCTCTTCCTCCtgtaaaagcagagagaaacaaaattTGTCATCCAAAGTTAACATTCCTCTATAACTATATTGCTCACACTCGTATTTTTGCATGCTACAAAAGCTCTTGCAAACATTGTATAATGTGGGCTTCTTGCCATCCTTTCAGTCACGGTGGTAAGCCTGTCTACATCACTGAGCATAGTcattcagaaagaaaagaaagtgtaaGATTTGACCCACGATGTGATGCAACATGGCAGTAGTAGTAATGAAATCCTCGTGTAGTGGTATATGAGCTGTTGGATTGTCACGTTTCAAAGAGTTGACGCTGTACTTTTATCGGTAGTCAGTCACCCGAGTTAATAGTGTTGGCTGTACTGTTGAAATGAGAATAAACACCGTTTTTCTTCCTTAATAATTTCTCATAACAATGATATGATTGATGATGTGCTGCATACATAAGCAAAGCTGAAGAGCACTGAGGCATGAAGGCAAAAAGGCTCCAGGAGGACTTGCCACATGCCATCATCAGATTTCATGGGTGGTTTACCcagctagcatttagctcagccATTTCTGAGAGATTATTTCcagttgaaatgttttctaaagAATCTGTTCATCTCTGTTTAGTTGACCCACACTGTGTATATACCTGGATTACAATATACAAACCCAAGGGCGGCATTGAGTGTAGTATATGAACTGGAGGGCTTACTAAATCAATACAAACCCCTTTTTCTTAACAGTGGCTGGCAGCACATTGGAAGATTAACGGCAACCTCATGTAAAGATTGTGCAAAAGGGCACGGAGTCTCCAGTTATATAAAGCAAATATAGCAAAGTAATCAATTCCTATCACAAGGTCTTATCCGCACCttttaacttcattttcagagaggaggaacagtgCTCGCTGGAGGAATCCTGAACACTTAAAGATATCTGGAGTCAGCAGGTGTACACTCAAATTTGACAAGTGGGGCCTCTTTTTAAGGGGAATATTTTCCGGTCGAGGGGTTTTCATGGCTGGTGAGGATGGGGCTCACACAGCTTTCTGGATGAGGAGAGAGCTAATCAATGTGGAAGTGCTGAGTGGCGGAATAGATGGGCCCACCTTCAGAGTCCCCTGTGCCCCCCTCTAATTGATACACGCTGCCAGTTTGGACCCCGTGTGATTCTGCTGATGTCTGCAGGACACATACAGGGCTGTGCTCTGGTGTTTTTTGGTCCATGCTGTACATATCTGTGCTGTGTGGGCTTTGCTTTACCATCTCTGCTGTATTGGGCTGTGGGTGGTTGTGTTGTGCTTCAATTGGTTTGGGCAAATGCTTCAGACAGTTAGGTGTAAATGAAATAGTCCAGATTTCTTTACTTACTGCCCTGTTTAAGTCAATGCTCATGTACTAtagtatatacaatatatattggttccattgttttctttttttccttaacATGCAGCTTTAGCTTGCCATCCACAGTCTGCATGTAGTCCAGAGCTAATATGATGTTAGAGCTGCCCACCTAATAAATGTGAGTAGTTATTTCTGCTGTCGAATTAGGTGTATTCTCTTTACCCTCTTAACATCCAACTATACATGTTGGGAATAACCAATTTATAGACTGGTATATACAATAATGTTAACTTTGGTTGATCTTAGAAGTACTTATTTGCACTGAACAAGGATTAATAATATATTCCCATTAATTGCACGGAACTTTAAATGGCTGTCTGGCGTGGCATATTCAGTAAGTAAAggatgaatatgaaaatgaaacctaAGTACTACATTAGAGATGAGTATGAGCAGGGCTATGCTTTAAACCAGAGAGATGTTTTCACTGGGCTGAGAGGAACATTTACCATGAAGAAATGCTTTGACGCCTCCAGTAacttttcagtatttcaaatTGTTGCAAAATTTCAGCTTGCTGAGAGTTACCTTCATTGTCAGGGCAAAATAGCATTTTAATGAGGCCTCTGGGCAGAAATGTCTCAGCAGCACTTTTTGAAGTTAAAAGCAATAGACTGAAGCTAAAATGAATGTTGGCACTAATACTGGAATGAATATCAAAGTGGTTCTCAGAGGATTGCAGTTTTAGACAGGAAATACAGATGTCGTCTAAATAAGCAGTTGGATTTTGTCGAGATTAGATGACGTCCACTAGAATTTGTAATTTAGAATCAGGAAAGTTTCATCAGTATCCTGAGGTGACCTGGTTTTGTTGCACTGTTCACAGCTAGATTCGTGTAGTGTTCTACATGTTCATTACATGTACGTGTAAAGTAATGATATTCACTGACCTATGATGTTTGAAACTGTTACCACAAAATATCCACACCAACACAGTGTGGTTCAATTACGCACGCTAAGTGTGCTATTATAAGGTAAAGGAAACCATGCACAGGAAACCTAGCTGTTTCGAGAAGATGCCAGTGCATGTTTAACTTATCAAACCCCTCCCTTTTCCTATCAGAGGCACGAGCTACCCACAGACCAAAATATTAATAAACTTGAGTGAGTCATGACACAGTTTAAATTGTATAATACATCTTAAACAAATTAACCTTTCGTCAGTGGAAACTTCTATTACTGTTcacttgaataaaacaaacattcactgaaAAGTCCTCATAGTTTAGTGGCTGTGGGGAAAACACTGACCTAGATTCTGGgttaatgtacacacacaagcctTAACATTGCTCAACATTCTCAACAAGTCTATCTGAGAGCTGTtttccacacttttttttttagtttaccATTTCTCAAAGGTGTGAAGTTTTGCAAACGAAGGCAGTCACTCCAGACCGAGGCAGCACTTGTATGAATTAGAGATGCGGCTAAATAATTCAGGTGGTGACACAGGGGACTGATGGTAAATGCTTCCACGCGGAAGACTCGGAGAACCAACAGAGTAACCTTCTCCTGAGCACATACAAAATTCATTACACTGGACCAGTGCACATGGACAAGCCACGACTAATTCCACACAAGTGGCTGTTGTAGACTAAACTTAGGAGAACTGTATAGAAGAGGAACTTCTGTTAACTTCAATTCATGATGTCAGGCACTATCATGATTGAATTTTTAGTGTTATTGCTATCTTTCGCCATCTCTTCAATCACACCAAGAACCCATCATTCAGCTTGCCGGGGAAACATGCACATCCACTATCTGTGCTGTACATGTGCTGCACATTTATCCCCTATGTTGAATTATGTTTGAACCAGAACACCAGAAGGCCAAGTGCTGCAAACGTGAGATAATTGTATGTTTCTGGGACAAGATCAAAAGAGTACACAGAGAAACAACTTCCGATCTGTTTTTGTTATCCACGTCCACGTCCTGGTTTCCACTAATAGGATTTATTCCACCCTCAGCTTTACAAgcatattatcatatattaccACAGGGAAGAAGGCTTGGGAAGTAAAAGGAATAAAGCTCATGAAATAAGTATTGTGATGAGGAAAACAGTAGcacaatataacaaaaaaatcCTAGCACTCAGCTGCGACcaaagtgttttaaaatgaaaccaaCCAGGCTTAACCCTTACTATCTACCGCTGTAGAAAAAGATGAGCAGAGATAACAGGAGATGCTAGTTGTCTATCATTAGAATTTGTTGTACAGATCTTCCATGTCAGCCAGTCAGATGGATGTGTCTGCATGCTCACGTTCTGCAGCATTAGTACATGCCATATGCAAAGGGGATGCCAGACAGAGAGGTGGCTACAGGTCATCTGCAGCCGAGGGTCTCCGTGCGGTTGAAGAATTAAATGAGAAacagtttgtctctgtctcttctccgGCATGAAACGGAGGCGGTGTTGTCATCTGATCTGCATCGTCATTAGGAAGCTCATGCTCCTTAACAGACACCCCTAATTCCACTGTGCCATGCTGCCTCATGTGGGCGATGAGAcatctgttgccatggtttcccCTCAGAGAATGCCAAGCAAATCAATATGGAGCCTCTGACATAATTGGATTGTATCCCACGGTACAGGAGTGGAGTTATGAAGGTTGTcctactatgtgtgtgtgtgtgtgtgtgtgtgtgtgtgtgtgtgtgtgtgtgtgtgtgtgtgtgtgtgtgtgtgtgagctggctGATGTCTTGTCATAATCCCCTTGTACATATTAAACATTACCATTTTTGCAATGAGGCCATTTACTAAGTACACTATGGAAATAATGAGCACACAGTTCCACATTACAACTCTTGTTGTGCACTGTGTTAATATAGACTCCATATCTTGAATGGGGAGCAAATATATAGGGGCAATCTAAGTATGCAGTTTCTATCATGCATAGTTATTGAGTGACTGTCCACAAGAATGTGTctgcaaacagagagacaggacacacacacagactctaaAATGATGACATAATGCCATCATAATAGCACGACATACAAATAgcaatatttgcatttaaaagtaaaaatgtcctCTCTATCCCAGTCcttagcttttattttgtattaccTTCTCTGGCACTTATTCATGACTTTATCACAGAGTTACAGGAATATTATTTTGGTTCTTTGACTCTGTTCCTCGTCagtattatttacttttaatgttAGTGATCCTAGCATCATAAATTTAGCCATATTGCAACCATATGTTTAAAGTGATCTAGGTGTTGCGATGTCAGGGTTGCAACATGCTTGTAAATGCCTCCTAATGACTTAAATAAGACATCATATCTTGGAAAAATAATCTTATGACTGTGGTAGAACACCACGGTGCACATCACACAGCTGATACTGCCGTCTGTGCTAAAAATTGCCTCCCACCCACTTCTCTTTTAGGATCGCTGTAATCTCTCATACATGATGGAAAGCCCACCACAGGCACCTATGAGCCGTGCGTCCCTTGCTCCTTtacctcacctcctccacctcctcctcctcctcctcaggcatGCAACACAGTGTGTtgagtctgagtgtgtgtgtctgtgtgggccAGCCCTACCCTACCTCACAGTCAAACAGGAGGTGCAGCTGCCCGTCGATCCACTCCTCGATATCCAGCCTCCTCTGCAGGTCCTTGCGGTTGTATTTGACTGTCAGCTTGCCCAGCTTGCGGTGCGCTGGCTCCTCTGTTTTGTCCGTTGCCTGGAACATCACCCTGGATTGGGTGCTGGGCTCTGACGCCATGGCTGCCACGGCCTCAGGAGAACCGTGTAAACACACTgagctcacacactcacacactcacacactcacagacagaccCACAGGCTCTGTTTTGCACACCGGCCCGCTTGCTCTGCCTCTATCTCTGCTTTTCCTGTGGGCTGCTGTTCCCACGCGTATCTCCAGTTATCTTGTTGAGTGTTCGTGCCCTCCCTCTCTATAACGCTAGCTCTGGTTCTCTGCCTGTCctcgtcctccctctctccctctctctctccctctctccctctctctctctctctctaaagctcactgtcttgctctccttccctcctcctcttgcaACACCCACTGGCTGCACTATCAGCAGGACGGTAATGAGATATgcctctgtgcgtgtgtgtgagttgtatttgtgtgtgtgcacatgcacctTGTAgggtgtgtttgctttttactctcttcctctgtgataTAGCAGGTGGGAGAACATAGGTCAATTGTTGCGATAAAAACTGGAGAAAGGGTGAGAGGCCAACCACAGCAATCAAGTTAGGAATATTACTACATGTCTTACATCACAAAATGTAGAAGTATGTGtgtacttttattgttttatctcTGATCATATGATTTGTAGACATACCTATCATCAGAAACATCTACATCACAACACACCTCCCATATTTTCCCAATATTCACTAAGTAAGaatatttaaagtatttatcTGCTCACAAAGTCAGAAGGGTTTGACATGTTAAGGGCTCTTGTGTTCACAAACACGTCCAACAATAGCTGGGTCCCCCTGACAGGTGAGCCAGGGTTCCTCTAGTGTGATAGCTGCCTTGTCCTTTATAACAGGTATTATCAGGTGTACGTTTAATAAGCCTTGAAGTGAAATTGGCATCCTCAGTTACACAGCCATAAATAATGGATGAACAGGAGAGCACTATTTATGGCTGTTTAGaagtcaaatgtcaaataaaagtcTTGAAACCATCAATGTTTGCGAAGTCAAATATCAACAGTAGAACATAACCCAAGGTCAGAAATTCATAGTTGTACCTCCCGGTGCCAAATTATTACAGTTGAGATAACAGAGACAACAGGCTGCAGAGTTTCCACAGATCCTGTTACGATATGAATAATGGggttcagttttttgttttggcaggGACTATCAATCAGCCATAGCTGCGCGTGTTCACCCACTGATGCACCGTCTGTTACAAATACTGAATTATTGAGTGCCTCGAGCAGCTCACCTTTCCAGGCAAACAAATTCATTCATCTCGTCTCATGCTGCCTGGTTCTGCGCCGTCGGGTTTGCTAAAAGAAGGGACGTGGACCGGAGACCTGCGTGAGGCCTTCTCACCTCGTACCCGGCCAGGTGACGCATTCTAGGTgggagaaaaggaaagcagAGGCAGTAAATGAGCTTGTCTTCACTGTTTGATGAAGATGTAACATCTCATTGTCTTACAGTTTGTGGATACTACCTTATGTTTTCACAAAAGTCAATTATCCTCTGACTAAATGTGCCTAGAATTATGATTCAGTCTAAATCACTTAAGCAATTCATCTACATTGCATGATTTGAGCGACCACTTCCTGCTTCCCCTTGTGTAAAACGTTGTTGATAACTTCATAGGTGGCTTCATGACTCATCACATACTGCAATTGGATGACTCAAGGCATGAATCATCTCAGTATCACTACAATTGTGAAAAAAGGACTGGGGGCCGCGTGAGTTTATGTTATAAGTCATGTCAAtgataatactgtatgtgaagaATGAGCCAAAAAGCATATTTTACAATGCTTTGAAATAAAGTACTGTTCACCCTCAGCTGTAGATGAGATCATactgccaccttctggattgaaGCTTGTGAACTGGAAAGatgaaaacacttttacagACTGCCTTTCTTGTCTAGACATATGTGTTTGTATAACAAAGCTCTGTTATATTACCACCAGATtatatgtttctttttactCTTCTTGCTCTTGTGTTGTTTACGTGCCTGGCACAACTatttgattgttgttgttttttgacaatgtgtgattgttttttatgcTGCTGCACTCCACAAGAAAGCTTTTTATGCTCCTTACTTGAAAAGTGATATACAAATAGAATTtctaatcattttcatcataattatcatttctaaacatttaaaaaaaaaaggttatgaTATAAAGACATCTTTATTCTATATCAAAGTAAATGATCCCTTTCATTTACACTTTATTTGGCTTTATATATTCAACATTATCACTTTATATTTAGTGAGCTTATTGTATACTGATCATTTTAATCACACATCCTATTGGGAAACCGACTTCCATTGTCCTATAGCAGCTGCATGAGTTTTTGTCGTGTTATTTCATCAGGAAATGTTTGGATTACTTTTTCATGGGGGAAATCCATAATGACTAAATCAAAATTAGAAGAGCTCATTGCTCATTGTAGATGTTGGTAAGTTACCTTCAGTCCAGTCCCTAAAAGGGTTCAAGTTGTCCCAATTTTAGGGGCACAAAAATGGAGAGTTCTCTCAAAAGTTGCACAAGGCAAACCACCACCAATATGGACAAAACAGAAAGATAATCTTgttaaaataattcattttgaacTGATAAATAATAACATATATTTCTTATTGGTAAGTAAGAAAGCTATATATACATTTCAATAACCAGATTTCTTAAGTGCTTCATAGatacaaatgaaagaaatattcaTGGTATGTCCTACATACTCTGGATTAATGCCAgtgaaaagaagaataaaaggTGTGTGAAAGCACCTTACTCTCTATTAGAGGCCATATCTCCTGTCATAATATGGGACAATTTCTAACAATTATGCctcacattctcacacacacacacacacacacacacacacacaaagctccgTCCTTGTTGTGTTTGGAGCCCCCGTCATATAACAGCCAGAAGGGAGTGGCATCTCAGGGGTGGAATTTCACTTCCTGTATCTCTCTCAGGTGAGTCACCTGGACAATGTCCTCGATTGCTCAGGTTTTTGTCGACATCAAACAGGTAAAATCTCTTTTGAGAGTTTCAGAGCTGTGAAGGATCGGAGCGCCTGGAGAGCCTGTGTGGACTTTGTGGATTTGTCAGTAAGTCAGGGGCGCGCTTGATAGCTGGAGGTTGATTTGTGAGGAGGCGCACAGTGTTGTTTTGCCCCTTTGCGGCCTAAACACACCTCGAAGAagttgacttttaaaaaaaatatatatatagatagatatatatctatatatctatatatatataataagtgGTATTCTCTATTGGCTTTGCTTTTACAGGTGATCTCTGGGTTTTATTCGCGTGGGAATCTTTACAGGACTTTACAAAT
This window harbors:
- the ppp1r14d gene encoding protein phosphatase 1 regulatory subunit 14B, which produces MASEPSTQSRVMFQATDKTEEPAHRKLGKLTVKYNRKDLQRRLDIEEWIDGQLHLLFDCEEEEMPELEIDIDELLELTDEGQRTRLQELLQECGKPKEDFINGLLYRIKGLRKMSGPLKK